One region of Diabrotica undecimpunctata isolate CICGRU chromosome 6, icDiaUnde3, whole genome shotgun sequence genomic DNA includes:
- the LOC140443624 gene encoding glutathione S-transferase-like yields MAHTYKLIYFDLTARGEPIRMILSYGEIPFEDKRIQFGDWPKLKPTTPLGQLPVLEVDGKPIPHTIAICRYLASIVKLDGKDAKENVVLDIAVETLLDLQKLGFELMFENDAAKKKEKVEKLKQVLPVYFGKLEEYAKKHNGYIAFERISWADILFVCVYELLANVAGKESVASYPSLQQVKKNVLAAKGIIKWIKNRPAVEGYDLKQDL; encoded by the exons ATGGCACATACATACAAACTTATATATTTTGACCTCACCGCAAGGGGTGAACCAATTAGAATGATTTTAAGCTATGGTGAAATTCCGTTCGAGGACAAACGTATTCAGTTTGGGGATTGGCCAAAACTTAAGCCAA ctACTCCTCTTGGACAACTTCCAGTGTTAGAGGTCGACGGTAAGCCAATCCCTCACACTATTGCAATCTGTAGATACTTGGCGTCAATAGTAAAACTCGATGGCAAAGATGCGAAAGAAAATGTTGTGCTAGACATTGCAGTGGAAACTCTTTTAGATTTACAAAAAC TTGGCTTCGAATTAATGTTTGAAAATGACGCGGCTAAGAAAAAGGagaaagtagaaaaattaaaacaagtatTACCTGTTTATTTTGGAAAGTTAGAAGAATATGCTAAGAAACACAATGGTTATATAGCTTTTGAAAGG ATATCATGGGCTGATATTCTATTCGTTTGCGTATATGAATTGCTAGCCAATGTTGCAGGTAAAGAATCCGTAGCTTCTTACCCTAGTTTACAGCAAGTTAAAAAGAATGTTCTAGCAGCCAAAGGTATTATTAAATGGATTAAAAATAGACCAGCAGTAGAGGGATATGATTTGAAACAAGATCTTTAa